A genomic window from Purpureocillium takamizusanense chromosome 2, complete sequence includes:
- a CDS encoding uncharacterized protein (SECRETED:SignalP(1-23~SECRETED:cutsite=AVA-SP~SECRETED:prob=0.7374)~EggNog:ENOG503P50I) — protein MAPSPSSHTLLCLLAFAATSAVASPLLQPGPTPTPVAAAAAPIDNGVQLGAAVINHAVDAASPVAGGGPPTVTPVDFAGAAAWASELTVTIQNRYDGDIKTRHVNGGGVPLPYGNPGTGIIPRGGQAVFTVPRGWHGNVAVNDGYFPVDTGDESQIEGSFMNQGQGERGDINVSYVNGFSVPIVCKCNENNLWAGCSKNLWELGRCPNDNWKHSCRNDARKDGWTTPPGPFFMPCRGATGAYTFPADDLANSLNAKCSREQYTCCVGKGCAPNPAQNGFH, from the exons ATGGCTCCTTCTCCCTCCAGTCATACACTCTTGTGTCTGCTGGCgttcgccgccacctccgccgtggcgagcccgctgctgcagcccggcccGACCCCGaccccagtcgccgccgccgccgcccccattGACAACGgcgtccagctcggcgccgccgtcatcaaccacgccgtggacgccgcctcgcccgtcgccggagGGGGTCCGCCGACGGTGACGCCCGTGGACTttgccggggcggcggcgtgggcgagcgagcTGACGGTGACGATCCAGAACCGgtacgacggcgacatcaaGACTCGCCACGTGAACGGGGGCGGGGTGCCTCTTCCTTACGGGAACCCCGGGACCGGCATCATCCcccggggcgggcaggcggtcTTTACCGTCCCGCGCGGGTGGCACGGCAACGTCGCTGTCAACGACGGGTACTT TCCCGTCGATACTGGTGACGAATCGCAGATTGAGGGCAGCTTTATGAAccagggccagggcgagcGGGGTGACATTAACGTCAGCTACGT CAACGGCTTCTCGGTACCCATCGTCTGCAAATGCAACGAGAACAACTTGTGGGCCGGCTGCAGCAAGAACCTGTGGGAGCTCGGGAGGTGTCCT AACGACAACTGGAAGCACTCGTGCCGCAACGACGCTCGCAAAGACGGCTGGACCACCCCTCCCGGCCCCTTCTTCATGCCCTGCCGCGGGGCGACCGGCGCCTACACCttccccgccgacgacctggcCAACAGCCTGAATGCCAAGTGCTCGCGGGAGCAGTACACGTGCTGCGTGGGCAAAGGATGCGCCCCGAACCCGGCCCAGAACGGCTTCCACTAa
- a CDS encoding uncharacterized protein (TransMembrane:11 (o35-53i65-82o88-111i123-145o157-177i189-208o220-238i258-278o298-316i323-344o435-455i)~EggNog:ENOG503P131~COG:U), producing MDTDDHGQFTSNFITFSAGLSLSKLLGRDVGPGQANWMAASYSLTQGAFVLITGRLGAVYGHQRLTLIGLFIFALGSLVNGFCRSYESFIAIRALSGVGGGIFMPNAVTILTLMVPPGRARNVLLGLFAASPPIGGVIGALTAGLCANAGGLWSYTGLFAAIATTSAACMVLLWVILPREDPVDRHGSIDYVGAALGLGSLLLYNIAWNQAPSVGWSTPYEIAILVLAVACFGAFLYWEKAWAKDPIMPLDVFRTPTFLALIFVVLLSYMAFGITLWYSIAWQQTLRNISVMQTGVNFVPFGVGSVASVALAAYLLPRVAAQWIMAMGVAVVLASSLLLATMPIDQSYWSQTFPAMVLSSFCPDFVYLAAQIIASNSVSRKYQGVASSLVGTLNLYGNSLGLGFAGTIETEVTKRIAAGSSAPESVADTVSGYRAALYFAAGIASLGLVLDFAFVRVPKNEREGWVEELEHDNGPEPRLGAVLAAEATAVDRQTLA from the exons ATGGACACTGATGACCATGGACAGTTCACATCCAACTTCATCACGTTCAGTGCCGGACTCTCTCTCAGCAAGCTACTCGGCCGAGATGTCGGGCCCGGGCAGGCGAATTGGATGGCGGCATCCTACTC CCTGACACAGGGCGCATTCGTGCTCATTACTGGGCGGCTGGGAGCCGTGTACGGACACCAGAGGTTGACACTGATAGGGCTGTTCAtcttcgccctcggctcGCTGGTCAATGGATTCTGCCGTTCGTACGAAAGCTTCATCGCGATCCGAGCCTTATCCGGGGTCGGCGGAGGCATCTTTATGCCCAACGCGGTCACCATCCTGACCCTCATGGTCCCTCCCGGCCGGGCGAGGAACGTCTTGCTCGGACTGTTtgctgcctcgccgcccatcggcggcgtcatcggaGCTCTGACCGCTGGACTGTGTGCCAACGCTGGAGGCTTGTGGAGCTATACAGggctcttcgccgccat CGCGACAACGTCTGCGGCGTGTATGGTGCTACTCTGGGTAATCCTTCCTCGAGAGGATCCGGTGGACCGGCATGGGTCCATTGACTACGTTGGGGCCGCTCTGGGGCTCGGCAGCCTGTTGCTGTACAACATTGCTTGGAA CCAAGCACCGTCCGTCGGCTGGTCGACGCCGTACGAAATCGCCATTCTCGTCTTGGCAGTTGCGTGTTTCGGGGCCTTTCTCTACTGGGAGAAGGCGTGGGCCAAGGACCCCATCATGCCACTCGACGTCTTTCGCACGCCGACGTTTCTGGCGCTCATCTTCGTGGTCCTGCTGAGCTACATGGCCTTTGGCATCACGCTGTGGTACTCCATCGCATGGCAGCAGACCCTGAGAAACATCTCCGTCATGCAGACCGGCGTCAACTTCGTCCCCTTTGGCGTCGGGTCGGTCGCGtccgtggccctcgccgcgtaCCTGCTCCcgcgcgtggcggcgcagtggatcatggccatgggcgtcgccgtcgtgctggCCAGCAGCCTCTTGCTCGCCACCATGCCCATTGACCAGAGCTACTGGTCCCAGACTTTCCCCGCCATGGTCCTGTCCAGCTTCTGCCCTGACTTTGTCTATCTCGCAGCGCAGATCATCGCGAGCAACAGCGTCAGCCGCAAGTATCAGGGCGTGGCCAGCAGCCTTGTCGGTACGCTGAACCTGTACGGCAACAGTCTCGGCCTGGGCTTCGCGGGCACCATTGAGACGGAGGTGACGAAGAGGATCGCCGCGGGCTCGTCTGCGCCCGAGAGCGTCGCGGACACGGTGTCTGGGTATCGCGCAGCGTTGTACTTTGCTGCCGGCATTGCGTCGCTTGGTTTAGTGCTGG